The following are from one region of the Leptospira saintgironsiae genome:
- the omp85 gene encoding Omp85 family outer membrane protein → MKHFLTRIGIIAILAFVSTQSISADPGLLDGCEKPPERTDLPFFISPKRQLCKKDLEKKKEGWFPTGLPLLNSDPNTGIGYGIRVFAYNNGKKEDPFFEYTPYKFRIYAQYFNTTKQRQYQDIAFDAPYVFGTQWRLRGEGVYDANPNTLFFGIGESSLQTLSYTDRNQDGGAVHTNSTFADQQRNLAYTRPGGPGDPVDINGSVYNGFPAQNGFRVTDTQYNRYNLISPTAMLSGERSYVGGTVRLVAGLRMSQNIVRAFDGTLANGTDPYLDGFGINSGGKAINGTTKITEDYNSGKILGYHGGMVNTLRLGVVYDTRDLEPDPNQGVFLEATYERSAKTFGSNFDYSKYFAQGKFFWSPFPRVFDKLVLAGRGGFSVTEGDAPFFEYRNMWGTEGVISGLGGRTTLRGYKQDRFVGRAMGWGNIELRWKFGSLSVAGQHFAFNLVPFMDFGRVWDDEHKVGTKDYKYSRGIGLRIAWNQTTIIMFDYAVSKEDKQLFVNFNHAF, encoded by the coding sequence ATGAAGCATTTCCTTACTCGCATAGGCATAATTGCTATATTGGCCTTTGTTTCGACTCAAAGTATCTCCGCTGATCCGGGGCTCTTAGATGGTTGTGAAAAACCACCTGAAAGAACGGATCTACCATTCTTTATTAGTCCGAAAAGACAACTTTGTAAAAAGGATCTAGAAAAGAAGAAAGAAGGTTGGTTTCCGACTGGACTTCCTCTTTTAAATTCAGATCCGAATACAGGGATTGGTTACGGTATTCGTGTATTCGCATATAATAATGGAAAGAAAGAAGATCCGTTTTTCGAATATACTCCTTATAAATTCAGGATTTACGCTCAGTACTTCAACACCACAAAACAACGTCAGTATCAGGATATCGCTTTCGATGCTCCTTATGTGTTTGGAACACAATGGCGTTTGAGAGGAGAAGGTGTTTATGATGCCAATCCGAATACTTTATTCTTTGGTATTGGTGAATCTTCTCTCCAAACCTTAAGTTATACTGACAGGAATCAAGATGGTGGCGCGGTTCATACCAACTCAACTTTTGCTGACCAACAAAGAAACTTGGCCTATACTAGACCGGGTGGACCTGGAGATCCGGTAGATATCAACGGTTCGGTATACAATGGATTTCCGGCGCAAAACGGATTTAGAGTGACAGACACTCAGTATAACCGCTATAATTTGATCTCTCCTACAGCAATGCTAAGTGGAGAAAGATCTTATGTCGGTGGAACTGTCCGACTCGTTGCAGGACTTCGTATGTCCCAGAATATTGTAAGAGCATTTGACGGAACTCTTGCGAATGGAACAGATCCTTACTTAGATGGATTCGGGATCAATTCCGGTGGAAAGGCGATTAACGGTACTACTAAAATTACCGAAGATTATAATTCCGGAAAGATCTTAGGTTATCATGGTGGTATGGTAAACACACTTCGCTTAGGAGTTGTTTATGATACAAGAGACTTGGAGCCGGATCCTAACCAAGGTGTGTTCTTAGAAGCAACCTACGAAAGATCTGCAAAAACTTTCGGATCTAATTTCGATTATTCCAAATACTTTGCTCAAGGAAAATTCTTCTGGAGTCCGTTCCCAAGAGTTTTCGACAAATTGGTTCTCGCAGGACGAGGTGGTTTCTCTGTTACAGAAGGTGACGCACCATTCTTCGAATACCGTAATATGTGGGGAACAGAAGGTGTGATCTCCGGACTAGGTGGACGTACTACATTAAGAGGTTATAAACAAGACCGCTTCGTGGGACGTGCAATGGGTTGGGGTAATATCGAACTTCGTTGGAAGTTTGGATCTCTTTCTGTGGCGGGACAACACTTTGCATTTAACTTAGTTCCATTTATGGACTTCGGCCGAGTTTGGGACGACGAACATAAGGTTGGAACCAAGGATTATAAATATTCTCGAGGTATCGGACTTAGGATCGCTTGGAACCAAACAACGATCATCATGTTCGACTACGCTGTTTCCAAAGAAGATAAACAGTTATTCGTAAACTTCAACCACGCGTTCTAA
- a CDS encoding acetyl-CoA carboxylase biotin carboxylase subunit codes for MIKRLLIANRGEISLRIQKTCKRLGIETVAVYSDADKDAPFVKAADFSFYLGESEPSKSYLVIPNILKAIKETGADSVHPGYGFLSEKAEFARELSKAGISFLGPKPETVDLMGDKIRSRAAMEKARVPVVPGYEGDSQEHSVLLKEAERIGFPVMIKASAGGGGKGMKRVFSKEEFLPALESAQREAGNAFGDARVFLEKYIINPRHIEVQVFGDSSGKVIHLFERECSIQRRHQKVVEESPAPNLPSELKQKICDVAVKAASSIGYIGAGTVEFILGEDGAFYFLEMNTRLQVEHPVTESVTGFDLVEWQIRIAEGVSIEKLTEGKSPSQSGHAIEVRLYAEDPENEFLPSIGKIELARFPEVQNLRVDSGVVTGSEVSLYYDPMLAKVIGIGKTREEARKNLIAGLEDTIVFGPITNLNYLKAILEHSEFVNGNTNTHFLEKHKIVWEESGEEKEALMRTASFLANRTVKTSSVWEAVGPNGVWGEIS; via the coding sequence GTGATCAAAAGACTACTCATTGCAAACAGAGGAGAGATCTCTCTCCGTATCCAAAAAACCTGCAAAAGATTGGGCATCGAAACTGTAGCTGTATATTCAGATGCGGATAAGGATGCTCCATTTGTAAAAGCAGCGGATTTTTCTTTTTATTTAGGAGAGTCAGAACCTTCTAAATCTTATTTAGTAATTCCTAATATACTTAAGGCCATCAAAGAAACAGGAGCAGATTCTGTTCACCCTGGTTATGGGTTTTTATCCGAGAAGGCTGAATTTGCAAGAGAACTTTCTAAAGCAGGAATCTCTTTTTTAGGACCTAAACCTGAAACTGTGGACCTAATGGGAGACAAGATCCGTTCTCGTGCTGCCATGGAGAAGGCTCGCGTTCCAGTTGTTCCTGGATACGAAGGCGATTCCCAAGAACATTCTGTTTTACTAAAAGAAGCAGAAAGGATAGGATTTCCTGTCATGATCAAGGCGAGTGCAGGCGGCGGCGGAAAAGGGATGAAACGTGTCTTTTCCAAAGAAGAATTTTTGCCTGCATTAGAATCCGCCCAAAGAGAGGCGGGAAACGCTTTTGGGGATGCGAGAGTATTTTTAGAAAAGTATATTATAAATCCTAGACATATAGAAGTTCAGGTATTCGGAGATTCTTCCGGAAAAGTGATCCATCTTTTCGAAAGAGAATGTTCCATTCAGAGAAGGCATCAGAAAGTAGTGGAGGAATCTCCCGCACCTAATTTGCCTTCTGAACTGAAACAAAAAATATGTGATGTAGCTGTTAAGGCCGCTTCTTCCATTGGTTATATTGGTGCTGGAACAGTTGAATTCATTTTGGGAGAAGATGGAGCATTCTACTTCTTGGAAATGAATACAAGATTACAGGTAGAACATCCAGTTACTGAATCTGTAACCGGGTTTGATTTGGTAGAATGGCAGATCAGAATTGCAGAAGGTGTGAGTATTGAAAAACTCACCGAAGGAAAATCTCCTTCTCAGAGTGGGCATGCGATTGAGGTTCGATTATATGCGGAGGACCCTGAGAATGAGTTCTTACCTTCTATCGGAAAGATAGAACTCGCCAGATTCCCAGAGGTCCAAAACTTAAGAGTGGATTCTGGTGTAGTGACTGGTTCCGAAGTTTCCCTCTATTATGATCCGATGCTTGCAAAAGTAATTGGGATCGGAAAAACAAGAGAAGAAGCGCGTAAAAATCTGATCGCAGGTCTCGAAGACACAATTGTATTTGGGCCGATCACAAATCTGAATTATCTAAAAGCAATCTTGGAACATTCTGAATTCGTAAATGGAAACACCAATACTCATTTTTTAGAAAAACATAAAATAGTTTGGGAAGAATCCGGAGAAGAAAAAGAGGCACTCATGAGAACTGCTTCTTTCCTTGCAAACCGTACAGTGAAAACTTCCTCCGTATGGGAAGCCGTCGGGCCGAACGGAGTTTGGGGAGAAATATCTTGA
- a CDS encoding lysophospholipid acyltransferase family protein — protein MNPLKFMESRLGRFSPKYRKLVLRTYVVTLRLVLTVAFPNMVAGIFYAIIGNREKQYVSFLKGSKTWGTAVIKMTKTDLMIKNEMQIPERGHMIFLNHVNEIDFPYDCLVVNKPYLANQVIKKTLVAYWWMKAMGSQVFETSKAATIAVSVRNLIKGLSTTSYIVYPEGHNSYSEIIQPMQKGMIKLAYENKIPVVVVLKSGITTYQTEPMFAKVAYKFIGRYEPWTYASWESFRDFLYETMSKEKIALDSEIGTVREPVSSKSK, from the coding sequence ATGAATCCACTCAAGTTTATGGAAAGCCGTTTGGGCAGGTTTTCCCCGAAGTATCGTAAACTGGTATTACGCACCTATGTCGTAACCTTAAGATTGGTACTTACGGTAGCATTTCCGAATATGGTTGCCGGGATTTTTTATGCGATCATAGGTAATAGAGAAAAGCAGTACGTTTCTTTTTTAAAGGGTTCTAAAACTTGGGGAACCGCAGTCATCAAAATGACCAAAACGGATCTCATGATTAAGAATGAAATGCAGATCCCTGAAAGGGGTCATATGATCTTCTTAAATCACGTCAACGAAATAGATTTTCCTTATGATTGCCTAGTAGTGAACAAACCTTATTTAGCAAACCAAGTGATTAAAAAAACTTTAGTGGCTTATTGGTGGATGAAGGCAATGGGATCTCAGGTTTTCGAAACTTCCAAGGCGGCAACGATCGCAGTATCCGTTCGTAATTTGATAAAAGGACTTTCTACTACTTCTTATATAGTATATCCGGAAGGTCATAATTCTTATTCTGAAATTATCCAACCTATGCAAAAAGGGATGATCAAACTCGCGTATGAGAATAAGATTCCTGTAGTAGTGGTCTTAAAATCAGGGATCACCACTTACCAAACAGAACCTATGTTTGCTAAAGTAGCATACAAGTTTATAGGAAGATACGAACCCTGGACTTACGCTAGCTGGGAGAGTTTTAGGGATTTCTTGTACGAAACCATGAGCAAGGAAAAGATCGCATTAGACTCCGAGATCGGAACAGTGCGCGAACCTGTCTCTTCTAAATCCAAGTGA
- a CDS encoding acetyl-CoA carboxylase biotin carboxyl carrier protein subunit, protein MNRLFRLQWKEKEYVLDLGDFSSRLFGPEKKWESLLTHYSWTKEEDGSYSLPDGSVALLKSGKLFIHTKGKTFQFAIKGREVSDAQAASLEIKSPMPGKIIKVEVKSGDSVKKGQTLAVVEAMKMEHALKAGVDAKVQEVLAHPGDIVSQDQLLIKLGE, encoded by the coding sequence TTGAACCGTTTGTTCAGACTCCAATGGAAAGAAAAAGAATATGTATTAGATCTGGGAGATTTTTCCTCCAGACTATTCGGTCCTGAAAAAAAATGGGAGTCCCTTCTTACTCATTATTCTTGGACTAAAGAAGAGGATGGCTCTTATTCTTTGCCTGATGGAAGTGTTGCATTACTTAAAAGTGGAAAACTTTTCATCCATACTAAAGGAAAAACATTCCAATTTGCGATTAAAGGTAGAGAAGTTTCAGATGCACAAGCCGCTTCTTTAGAGATCAAAAGTCCAATGCCTGGAAAGATCATCAAAGTAGAAGTGAAGTCTGGTGATTCAGTTAAAAAAGGACAGACACTTGCAGTTGTGGAAGCAATGAAGATGGAGCATGCATTAAAAGCCGGGGTAGATGCAAAAGTACAAGAGGTACTCGCTCATCCAGGTGATATAGTTTCCCAAGACCAGTTGCTTATTAAATTAGGCGAATAA
- a CDS encoding LIC11274 family protein produces the protein MKKLLVFMIAMLVAPVLLHGEAVSMKSYKKRIELLTYLRAIEPVVKNYPGEVKSSGTGQAQADGERLAKYKELKRLYQEGLLYFFEGNFVNSYRRFLESQLGMELLLEELSQAYVERTEEILKTAIEKKNPNNPMDRALVDISVEYGKTSYIRADIKENREAPSTRRMYNPREFHYVVNKYTIEKNMELGYQFLGEAKEARNNALKIEKHLEKHQKLQPEHRKHRIEMYLGAINLCRDARSNAMNIFKLKYPYDNYYLQRSDAKTEETRNEIGEITPGEVVSVEGVTYDFSTNPLVRADNRMSPVFDKRIPDDYRRDAVDILGRVYDDEIDNKLYLRWDAETRKKLLGDKIPPGAAKRKQAAAASQPNK, from the coding sequence ATGAAAAAACTTCTCGTTTTCATGATTGCGATGTTAGTCGCCCCAGTTCTATTACACGGCGAAGCCGTTTCTATGAAATCGTATAAGAAGAGAATAGAGCTCTTAACATATTTGAGAGCGATAGAGCCGGTCGTAAAAAATTATCCGGGAGAGGTAAAATCCTCCGGAACGGGTCAGGCCCAGGCAGATGGGGAGAGACTCGCGAAGTATAAAGAACTAAAAAGATTGTACCAAGAGGGTCTTCTGTATTTCTTCGAAGGGAATTTCGTAAATTCTTATCGTAGATTTTTGGAATCCCAACTTGGAATGGAACTTCTTCTGGAAGAACTTTCACAAGCTTATGTGGAAAGAACAGAAGAGATCCTAAAAACTGCGATCGAAAAGAAAAATCCAAACAATCCTATGGATAGAGCACTTGTGGATATTTCCGTAGAATATGGAAAAACAAGTTATATCCGCGCGGACATCAAGGAGAATAGAGAAGCTCCTAGTACCCGCAGGATGTACAACCCGAGAGAATTCCATTACGTGGTGAATAAATACACTATTGAAAAAAATATGGAGTTAGGTTATCAATTCTTGGGAGAAGCCAAAGAAGCTAGGAATAACGCACTTAAGATAGAAAAACATTTGGAGAAACACCAAAAACTCCAACCTGAGCATAGAAAACATCGTATCGAAATGTATTTGGGAGCGATCAATCTTTGCAGGGACGCAAGATCTAATGCGATGAATATTTTCAAACTCAAGTATCCTTATGATAATTATTATCTACAAAGATCAGACGCTAAGACTGAAGAGACTCGTAACGAGATCGGTGAGATCACTCCAGGCGAAGTTGTTTCTGTAGAAGGAGTTACTTATGACTTCTCTACAAATCCTTTGGTTCGTGCAGATAATAGAATGAGTCCTGTATTCGATAAAAGAATCCCGGATGATTATCGTAGAGACGCTGTAGATATTTTAGGTAGAGTTTATGACGACGAGATCGACAATAAACTGTATCTTCGTTGGGATGCTGAAACTCGTAAAAAACTTCTGGGAGATAAAATTCCTCCAGGAGCTGCGAAAAGAAAACAAGCAGCAGCTGCAAGCCAACCTAATAAATAA